Proteins from one Deltaproteobacteria bacterium genomic window:
- a CDS encoding HD-GYP domain-containing protein: protein MILTGYADLEYAMQAVNRCRAFRVLTKPISMGDLASAVDSGLEGHRDRMARAEVQALTRIKRSMEGIIAAFVALVESRDPYTAGHQRNVAAISSALAEEMGLEKDRVTGIRMSALVHDIGKITVPAEYLNKPGRLTELEFAIIKTHPAVGYQALRGVDFYWPISRVVLEHHERLDGSGYPQGLRGYDICLEARIVAVADTVDAMLSHRPYRPGLGPERALEEICQGRGRLYDPEVAEACSRICPQVLTTLGLIGDAGPSKDRQR, encoded by the coding sequence ATGATCCTAACGGGGTATGCCGATCTGGAGTACGCCATGCAGGCCGTGAACCGCTGCAGGGCCTTCCGGGTCCTGACCAAGCCCATATCAATGGGCGATCTGGCTTCGGCCGTGGACTCCGGGCTGGAAGGGCATCGGGACCGCATGGCCAGGGCTGAGGTTCAGGCCCTGACCAGAATCAAACGGTCCATGGAGGGCATCATCGCCGCTTTCGTGGCCCTGGTGGAGAGCCGGGATCCGTACACGGCCGGGCATCAGCGCAACGTGGCCGCCATTTCCTCGGCCCTGGCCGAGGAAATGGGCCTGGAAAAGGACCGGGTGACCGGGATACGCATGTCCGCCCTGGTCCACGACATCGGCAAGATCACGGTCCCGGCCGAGTATCTGAACAAGCCCGGGCGGTTGACGGAATTGGAATTCGCCATCATCAAAACCCATCCGGCCGTGGGCTATCAGGCCCTGCGAGGGGTGGACTTTTACTGGCCCATCAGCCGGGTGGTCCTGGAACACCATGAGCGCTTGGATGGGTCGGGCTACCCTCAAGGACTTCGCGGATACGACATCTGCCTCGAGGCCCGGATCGTGGCCGTGGCCGATACGGTGGACGCCATGCTGAGCCACCGGCCCTACCGGCCCGGCCTGGGGCCGGAGCGAGCCTTGGAGGAAATATGCCAAGGCCGAGGGAGACTTTACGATCCGGAGGTGGCCGAGGCCTGTTCCCGGATCTGTCCGCAGGTCCTGACGACACTGGGCCTGATCGGTGACGCCGGGCCAAGCAAGGATAGGCAGCGATGA